Proteins found in one Hevea brasiliensis isolate MT/VB/25A 57/8 chromosome 18, ASM3005281v1, whole genome shotgun sequence genomic segment:
- the LOC110642909 gene encoding protein trichome birefringence-like 38: MGLRCHFLVSFIFRVILVILFLLEEAKAQQHFYNVSRLRGRKQVSGCNLFQGRWVIDASYPLYDSSGCPFIDAEFDCQKYGRPDTQYLKYSWQPESCNLPRFNGVDFLRRWRGKKIMFVGDSLSLNMWESLSCMIHASVPNAKATSVKQDSLHSVTFEDYGVTLFVYRTPYLVDIVRESVGRVLKLNSIEAGKAWKGMDLLIFNSWHWWTHTGKSQPWDYVSDGSAMYKDMNRLDAFYRGMSTWARWVDLNVDTSKTKVFFQGISPTHYEGREWKQPKNNCNGQAEPLSGSTYPGGAPPAVAVVKKVLSTIKNPVYLLDITTLSQLRKDAHPSTYGGDGSGTDCSHWCLPGLPDTWNQLLYAALIM; encoded by the exons ATGGGTCTTAGGTGCCATTTCTTGGTTTCTTTTATTTTTCGAGTTATACTTGTGATTCTCTTTCTCTTGGAGGAAGCAAAAGCACAGCAACACTTCTACAATGTGAGCAGATTGAGAGGGAGAAAGCAAGTGAGTGGTTGCAATTTGTTTCAAGGAAGATGGGTCATTGATGCTTCTTATCCTCTTTATGATTCTTCAGGTTGTCCCTTCATAGACGCTGAGTTTGATTGCCAAAAATATGGCAGACCTGATACTCAGTATCTCAAGTACTCTTGGCAACCTGAATCTTGCAACTTACCCAG GTTCAATGGTGTAGATTTTTTGAGGAGGTGGAGAGGGAAGAAGATAATGTTTGTGGGTGACTCACTGAGTCTGAACATGTGGGAATCATTGTCCTGCATGATTCATGCGTCGGTGCCCAATGCCAAGGCCACCTCTGTGAAGCAAGATTCACTTCATTCTGTGACCTTTGAG GACTATGGAGTAACTCTGTTCGTGTACAGAACACCATACTTGGTTGACATAGTTCGAGAAAGTGTTGGGAGAGTACTAAAGCTGAACTCCATTGAAGCTGGTAAAGCATGGAAAGGGATGGATTTGCTCATCTTCAACTCCTGGCATTGGTGGACTCATACCGGAAAATCTCAACC ATGGGACTATGTGAGTGACGGATCAGCAATGTACAAGGACATGAACCGGTTAGATGCATTTTATAGAGGGATGTCAACATGGGCAAGATGGGTTGATCTTAATGTTGATACTTCCAAAACCAAAGTCTTCTTCCAAGGGATTTCTCCCACCCATTATGA GGGCAGGGAATGGAAGCAACCAAAGAATAACTGTAATGGACAAGCAGAGCCACTCTCAGGTTCTACTTATCCAGGTGGCGCTCCTCCAGCTGTTGCAGTAGTGAAAAAGGTGTTAAGTACAATTAAGAATCCTGTTTATCTGCTAGACATAACAACACTCTCACAATTAAGAAAAGATGCCCACCCTTCCACTTATGGCGGTGATGGCTCTGGCACAGACTGCAGCCATTGGTGCCTTCCTGGATTGCCTGATACTTGGAATCAACTCCTATATGCAGCTCTCATCATGTGA